The genomic region CTCCTTCACCACGCACCGAGACCTACCACGGAAGCCGTACACATACACGCATTTTTCTCATCTGCAAGCAAGAGGCCGGCCCACGCGTTACACGTTTCGTACGTGATAGTGCTACATTCCGGTCGTCGCGCGCACAGCACGTCCGGCGAAGCTGATATCTGATGAGGCCCGACGCCGGCGTCGCGGGGAGCATGGCGTCCATGGAGTGGGAGCCCAAGGCGCTGTCCCTCCACGAGCTCAAGTACGCGAGGGTGAGGCACCGGCACCGAGGCTATCTCAGCTCTCCATCTTGCTCAATCTGTTAAGACCATTCTCTAAGATGTATTTCTATTATCCACTTGTGCAGGAGGCGGCGCTGTACGTCCTGAGAACGCACTCCTCGGAGGACGCCGTCCGAATCTTCACCGAGGTACGTATATAGACGGCCGGCTTTTGTTCATCGTCGATCGGCCGGCTTCTATCTCAACTTTGTGATCGACGAACCAGCTGGTATTTATGGAGCTTGCTGCGTGCTGCAGGGCCTCAAGCCGGTGCTGGGCGTCAGGAGGGACTCCATGGCCGACTCCGACGAGGAGGACGACCAGGGTGACGAGGACTACGACATGTTCAGTCCCTACGCGTTTCTTGACGATGACGGTGTCTACTGCCACCAGTATGGGCGCACCGCCGCCGAGGAACGAGATGTTGCTACCGCACCCTTCTAATTAGCTTTACACACCACCTATTAACTAGCTTAGATCACCTGtaaatatatatgatttttttatAATATGTATACGATTTTTTGATAGAAGTGGTAGTTACTTTCTCCACATTCGAGAAAGCATTTTTCTACAGATTCGGAAAGGCATGTGATGTAGAACTATGAAGATTTTAGAGATCGAGACAGCGCGAATTTCTGAATACAGATTCTTATGAAAACGGTGTTATTTATTGATGATGTAAACTACTCCTATTTATAGATGGGGAATGAATAGAGATTTTTATGAGAACAGTGTTATTTATTGATGATGTAAACTATTCCTATTTATAGATGGGAAATGAATAGAGATTTTTATGAGAACAGTGTTATTTATTGATGATGTAAACTATTCCTATTTATAGATGGGAAATGAATAGAGATTTTTATGAGATCAGTGTTATTTATTGATGATGTAAATGCTCCTATTTATAGATGGGAAGTATGTTTTTGTCCATCAGGTTCCCAGAAGTATAGAGTTGATCCTAAAGGGCTTTTTAGACATTTTGCTCTACAAGTCTCAAAACAGGATAAGTTTGATGTAAAATCAGATTCTGAGCTTGTTGGCAGGGTTTGACAGATAAATAGGAAGAAAtagcaaaaagaaaatcagaaaaataaaaaaataaaaaaatcgtgACAACAAAGATGCTTTGGGTATTCTAGGTGAGTAAGTTTTTGTGTTCGAATAACATCCGAGAAGCTCCTAAAAAACAGTTTTGGCTTTTTTTGTCAATATTTGTTTTTTcttgctacaaactcttcgaatgTCAAAACACAAGAAATTTTTCTCGCACCTAGCACACCCAAGCATCGGTTGCCACAAAATTTTAGATGTTTTAAAATttgtttgctatttttttgaatttactgttcatcaatcaaacatggtcaacatggtcaaaccCACTCTACATGCTTAAAATCTGGTTTTGAACTAAATTTATTTGGTTTTGAAACTTGA from Triticum aestivum cultivar Chinese Spring chromosome 4A, IWGSC CS RefSeq v2.1, whole genome shotgun sequence harbors:
- the LOC123082151 gene encoding uncharacterized protein — protein: MRPDAGVAGSMASMEWEPKALSLHELKYAREAALYVLRTHSSEDAVRIFTEGLKPVLGVRRDSMADSDEEDDQGDEDYDMFSPYAFLDDDGVYCHQYGRTAAEERDVATAPF